In Panicum virgatum strain AP13 chromosome 5K, P.virgatum_v5, whole genome shotgun sequence, the genomic window GTTTAACCATTATGTCAACATGGTTGAGTCTAGCAGCAATTGAAGAACAAACATCGGTTATTCTTGTTATTTTCAAGGTTCTTATATTTTTCATTAGTAAAAACATGCACTTATGTGTGTTATGTAAATTCTTTGACTCATCTTACTGGTCAGGtgcttctccacctccccttACATAAGGCTTTGCCAGCCCACATGTCAGTTGTGCTTCAAACTATTAACAGGTTGCGCTTTTATAGGACTCAAGGTGTGTACATCTTACCATAAGTCTTCTTTATTTTGCGCATGCTTATTCaatgttatttttttcttttctattattTCAAACGTGATCTTGTAGTCAAGGATAAAAAGGTGTTAATGTGCACCCTTCCACGTGATATTTTGAATTGATGATTTCCAATAATTGATCCCATTAAGCTGATGAAATATAAACTCCAATAAAACACCTTAATGTTGTGATAGTGAGCCTTTTGATTATAAAGTGGCAAAGAGACCAGAGTAAAGCTTAGATTTTCTTTTTGAAGTTTGATCATTTTGTTTCTGTTCACTTACCCCTCTAATACTGACAAGATTCCATTTCAATCAGAATGTTGTCTGATGTAACTGTCATAGCATTTGTTTCCATTACCTATCCTGCACTAACAATGCATTAACTATTAAGTTATGCGGATATAGATTTTTCCTGTTTGTTTGGCCTCATTATTAGAACTTATCTGATTCCAAGATCAGACATATCAAGCAGGGCCAGGAACCTCCTTTCCAGATTGAGCAAAGTGCTTGTAAGGAGTCAGGCACTGAAGAAACCTCAGAAGGAATTAATATGTAAACAACGGTGAGTTTTGCTTTCTCACACTGTAACACTTAAGTGCTGTTAGTCTCTGTTGGttgtttctatattttttttcgaAGGATCAAATTTTGGTTTTATATTTTCTTTGCAGGATAAGTGAAATTCTCCGCGATGAGTCTTGGAAATCTGAAGTTGATATTACTGTAAGTATCTATAAGTGATAGCATATGTCAGAAGATTAACTTATTTGCAAGATTAATTTTTGTGCTCTTAACAGGAAGAGATACTTGCCTTGACTGACGGTGCAAATGAGAGCAGGTATGTTTCCTATATATTCTCTTCATGGAGCATGATTGAATTGTAGTGGAACTAAATCGTTTACTTAGTATCCATTTGACAAGTTGTTCGACTTGGTTTCTGTGTTATGGTGCAGTAAGCCTGAGCCTAGAAAAACACCAATGCTTctcactgctgctgctgatgagaCAAATAAAAGGAGTGCTACACAAACAAGTATCCTTTACCAAATTTTAAGTTCACCTACTTAATTTTTCTTCTACTAATACCATTCGGTGTTAAACTTAGGGCTTTTAAAGAAATGTTAATTTCATCTGCAATATCCAAGCATATACTACTTATCTGAAGTAAACAACTTGCATTTTGTATTACTCTGTTCTAAGATGTTCATGTTTTTTCATGGTTACTTAGCAGTGTATTACACACtttataaaataattttttaggtAAGCAGTATTTCGTAAAAGTTTCTTCTGAGGTAATTGTGTTTAGGGAGTGAAGGTTTTGTCAAATCGAATTTATGTTAGTTCTTTAATTAATGTTTAGTGAACAAAGGCTTTGCTAAATTCAATGGTTATTTATTTTTCAAGTACTTCTAGGTCAGGCTACATAtattttattatattattaattGCATTTTTTGTAAGAATAGTTCACCTATCTGGTATGTACAGCTCAAACTGCCGTAGTCAATCTCCTTATCTAATCTCCAGAAtccaaacaaaaaagaaaagttctACTTGTAGAACCTCCAAATAAGAAAGCTGCGGTGAAGAATGTTAACTCCGTCAGGAACATCTCTACAAACAATAGCAGACCACTATCTGCAGATGATATTCAAAAGGCAAAGATGCGTGCCATGTTCATGCAGGAGAAGTATGGCAAGGTTGACACAAGCAAAGCGAGTGATAAACTACAAGCACTGGAAACACAAAAAACATCTGGATTAGTCAACTCAACTGTATTGCCTGTGCCCAGAAAGCCCCTTGGATCAACTGCACAACTTGTTGACACAAGCCCATCAACCTCTAATCAGAGTACAGTTCCTCAGCCTGATAAGCCAGAAATCTCAGGCGGTTTGAAGTTAAGCATAAGTTCCCAAAAGAATGTTATAGAGAAGTTGGATTCCAGGAGAGTTCCTTGGAGGATACCACCAGGTATATTTTTGCTTTGTGCTCCTCCATTTGCTATTTTATTGAATGTTGAACTGCTTATTGGACAATGAGAACCAGTAAAGTTGTACAGAAAATGATTGAAGAATTAAGCATGTTGTTACCTGTGCAAGCATCCGTGAAATACGGAGTACATGTATTAGGTATCGTTCTTCAGATCGGTGTGTTTCCATGAACCAGCTTCAGTCAAAATGGAAACAATACACCTCCATGGACCTTTCATGTTGAAGAATGCGGAAGTTAGTTTTTCCTAATCCTGTACATGTGGTGTGTGCTTTCTAATGCCATAATCAACTCATCTAAGGTAACAGTTAGCACCGCATGTCCTGACCCTTAAAAAGTTGGTAATGAAATGAAGTTTTTCTGTAGGGCTGGTTAAGCAGCCATCCATATTTGGTTAAGGCTTCAGAATGGAAAAATTGTCATTTGTCCATCAAACTTTTGGAAGAACAGTGGATGGCAGTACACCTTTCCGGAATGGCTTGAGATATTAACCACCATGTTTATGTACTGTGTATCCTCAAACAAGGATCTATCATGTTTCTGTTGGAAGGTTTGCAAGCCCACAATGCTTGTGCACTGACTAATGCGGAACGGTGGGTTTTTTTCTGCGCTTGCAGATCTGCGAAAACACAATGACTGCAGATATTAATGCATCCCCCCCATAAACACCCAAAATTTTAACAGGTTTGATAAAATTTAATGCATCAAAGAGTAAAAAGGTAAAACCTGAAATTCAGTAAATTTGTATTCATCAGAGAACACCTGACATTCCTCTGCATACAATTGCGCTTCGCACCAGTGTAAATTTGTTTGCTCAAAAAGCATTGACGAGGTGGATTCCACTTGATTACTTCATGGAGAATGAGGTTCCTGATAGTTGTGTTCAAGACCATTTTCCGGGACTTAGCAGATGGAAAGGCCTGCGTTCCTTCCTTATATTAGATGCTCAGTACATTGGAGATGTGTTCTGTACCCGATGTTGTAGTTGCTACATTGACTAGGAAGTCTAATGTTGATTCAATGGATTACCATATTTCCTTGTTTCTTAAAAGTATCATTACATAGTCTGATGTGCCTATAGTTTGGTCTTATTTGACTTCGAGATATAGTTGCGTAATTTGTGGTAGGCATATTATCTCTTTCTGGGTTCCTCTTCCATATGGAAAAATGACTCCCCAGATATGCGAAGCTCTGCCCTGTGATGTATGCTACTGTTGTTTTGGCTACTATCAGTGAGGGATGCAGTAATTTCGGAAATTGTAACTTACAAAGTTTATTAATTCATAAGAAAAAACTTGAAATCCTTTTTGTCCAAACCCTGCTAAAGAATGCCATGTACTAACCATTATGatcattatttttttagaaactaaGTTTAAACACTAGGAACTACGCAGCAAATCCAATTGTATGTTACCCATTGCCTAGTTTTTGAGGGTTTAGCTTTTGTAACTTGCAATGTTCTTTTCCGAGATTTTGCTAAAAGGTTGACTTATTGTCTTACTTGATCTTTGTTTGAAATTGATTGTTTCTTGTTGCAGCGGTATGGATAGACCCCTCTTGGAGTGTAGGTGCTGGTGACAGCAGCAAGGAGTTAGAGGTTCAAACACAGAGAAACCGGCGTGAAAAGGAAACATTTTATGCAAATCAGAAGGACATCCCATTGAATCCAAAGGACCCATGGGATCTGGAAATGGACTTTGATGACAGTTTGACCCCAGAAATTCCAATTGATCAGGCGCCAGATGCCGACACTATGGAAATGGATAGTGTGGGCGCAGCTCCAAATGCAGTGGCTCCTGttgaggacaagcaaattgGATCTACCTCATCGACATCTGTTTCAGTTGCTAACGGCACGAATAGGGAAGATCCTGAGCCCGATCTTGAGTTGCTTACGGTGCTACTCAAGAATCCACAGCTTGTCTTTGCTTTAACATCTAACAACGGGGAGAATGTGACAAGCGAGCAGACTGTTGCCCTTTTGGATACACTGAAGCGGACTGGCCTTGGACTCTCAGAGTTGGTCAGCACACTGGGGAATGGTGCTGGAGCTCCAAAAGAGCCAGAGCCAGAACCTATTCCTGCTTCGCTTCCATCACCAACTCCATCAGACCAAACAACAAGGGTTTGTCTGCTGGCTTTTCGTGTTTTCCAATTTTAACTGTCTTGTGTTATTCATATGATATTCTTTGGCAGGCTGCCTGGGGATCAGAACACCCAACACAGGCGAGGGCTCCGAATCTGCAGCAGCCACAATTGTCAAATCGGGAGAATACACCTCCCATTGCAAATACCGTGCAGCAAAGCTTCTCAAATGTTATCAGTTCGTTACCCTCACAACCTTATGCTCCAGTTTCGGTTTTACCGGCACAGATTCAAGCTAATGGCCCATCTCTACCTCAGTTGGCGGTCTCCATAAATCCGCCAATTGAACATGTTTCCCCTGTGAATAACCATCTGAATAGAGCTTCAGTACATCAGCATGGCCAGCAATATGCTTTGGCGTCTGATCCTGTTGCTATATCCTTGCATCAGCAAGCAGCGGTGAACAAATCATCCTATGGACTCCAGAGTATCCCGAACCATTCTGTAGTGCACTCATCGGTGCCTGAGCCAGATGCATCTTACACAACACTCCCTTGGCAATCTAATCCAGCTCATGTCACCAACACTGGACGAAATGCAATAGCTGAACCATGGGCTGCCCGCACAACTAATTCATATAATACTGCATCTGCAAGCACAGTGCCATATGCTAGCCAGAATGCTTACGGTGATCAAAGAACGCGCAGTGCATACAATCCTTATGTTTCTGCCGCAGTCTCGTCGCAAACTGTACTCCCAGGGCACGGACTGGACAGAAATGGTTACAGCCGGCCCATGGAGTACCAAACGATGGCGCGGGATGGCTACCAGCGACACTCAAGGTCACCTGATCCTAGTGCTGACCGTAACTATGGTGGCacgcaaggttataatcaacaGCCCTTGACACACTGGAGTGGAGGGCAAGGGCAACAGAGCTACAATACTGAACCCTCGAGGAAATGGAGTTCTGCGCAACAGAGCTACACTCCTGCCGAGCCCTCCACAAGGCAGTGGAGTTCTGCGCATCAgggctacgcccctgccgagccATCAAGGCAGTGGAGCTCTGAGCGTCAGGGCTACAATGTTGAGCCCTCGAGGCCTTGGAGTTCCGGCCAGCAGGGCCAGAACCCGGAGGCATCGAGGCAATGGAACCTGGGGAAGCAAGATCCTTACAACCCGAGTGATGGTCGAAGATCGTATGATCATCATTGGAGGAGATAGCAGAAGTTGTATATTAGCTAGTTCTTGGGAGATTTTCTTTGATTTGATGTGAGGCCTGTTGATTCGTTACATTGGGCTTTGTGATTGCACAAAGGCCATTGAGAAAAGCCATAGTCAATCTAGTTTTGTCTCAAAAGAAAACGTATCCATGTAGTTGTAGAGGGGAAAGAAGAaggaatgaatgaatgaataaCTGAAAGAGACATGCGCCGACTCGAATCGAATCGAACGATTGGCCTTTTTTCTCCCCCTTCGCTCGTGTTCATTCGCGAATCGCGACCCGTTAATTTTGGGCAAATTGAACTCACTCTTGGGCATCCCTCTGGTATGGACTAGTACAAGGCTGTTAAATTTCGTTGGAACTAAAAATGAACTAGTACAAGGCTGGTAACTATTCCCGCAcgcttttttttttagaaagagAGCGCGATGAGCCGCCGCCCATCGGCGACTCCGGCAGCTGCTCACGCGTCGGAATATGATGCGCAGTCAGACACGCATCCCATTCGCTCCACTGGCGGCTGCCGCTGGTCGGCGCACACGCTCCACCACCAGtccccctcgccgcctccaGAGAGGGCGAGAAAAACACGCAAAAAATCGCCGTGAAAAccacaagaaaaagccaccccACCTCCAGCCTCTGCTCGGCCGCGTCCCGTCGAGACAAAGGCCACACGCGTAGGCATAGTAGGCACCAGGCAGGCAGCGCGAAGGCCAGCCAGAACAGCCGAGCCGGTTCCCGTCCCGCACCCCCGCGATGGCCacggcggccgtggcgaggcACCACCAGCACCGCGGTCGCGGGGCGCCCTCGCGCGCCGGCCCGCGGCGCGCCGGCATACGgtgctcgtcgtcgccggcgcaggagttcgcggcgctggccgcggtGTTCCGGCGGCGCCTCGTGGTGGggggcacgacggcggcggccgcggcggtgggggcCAACTTCGGCGGCGTCACCAGCTTCCTGCTGGGCCTGTCGCCGGAGCTCGGCAGGTCGCTCCGCCTCGACGTGCTCTACCCCGTCGGCGGCTTCACGCGCTGCCTCGACTCCGACAATGGGTTCGGTAAGCGCGCCGATCTCGcctgctcctcttcctcttcttcttccccatcTTGTCAGCTCGGCAATTGCCATTTGCATTTGCTTGAATTGAGGGTGGTTGATTGCGTGCAATTGTTTTGTCTAGATGAGAACTTGAGATGAAGCGTTTATTGCggggtttttacatttttaccattataacgaaTGACACTCATCAGATTATCATCTTTAGATTGGCACCTACAACTATACCAGCAGAGAGAAGTTTAACTTACAATTTTACCACTTTTGCACATGTGGCAAGCCACGCAGGCATGACACGCTGTCACCCAGTCAGCTCGCTGGTGTCAAATGTCCTTCCTACCCCtaacctcctctctctcactccctctccaACAGCTGGGTCACGCAGATCGTCTCACTGACAGGTGGACCCCACTCGTCAGATTCATCCCCCACGACACCGACCACGACCCCATGGTGGCCACCGAGCGCGACACCATGGTGGCCGCCCTTGTGACGCGCGCGCTGCTGCCGTCCGCCCTCCCCTTCTCCCCAATCGCCTtggtcgccgccgctcgccatggccccgcgcggacgcgcgcacgccaccgctcgccgccgtacgccgcggacgcacgcacgccgccgcggacgcacgCCACGAGGCCTTGCAGGGGCCCTGCGCGCGCGCCGTCCTCTGCCGGTGCGAGGAGGGCCGCCGTGGAGGGGCGGTTCCTCCACGTGAGGCCACCGTgcgcaggccgccgcggccgcacgcTCGCCCCgcggcctggccgccgccatggcctggccgccgccatggcctggCCGCTGcgtgccgccatggccgccgtcaccggccgccgccatagCCACGAGAGAGGGGCACCAAAGAGGGAGGAACGAGGGAGTACAagcacgccgagccgccgccgccgccgcgcgcgtgggcCACCCCGAGCCGCTGCGGACGCCGTGCGggccgtccgccgcgccgctcctcgcaCTGCCCGGCCGGCCTCCGCTCCGCCTCGCGAGTCGCTCTGCCGcagccgagcgccgccgtggtccCTCCGCCGCCAGGAGGGAAAAGGCGCCATCGAGGAGGGCCGGaggggcgcgccggcgaggaaggtcTGAGGAGGGCCGGAGGGGCGCTCCGCGGGCCGAGGAGGCGAGGCCGGAGGGGCGCGCCGCGGGCCAAGGAGGCGAGGCCGGCGGAGCGGCCGCAGGTCTGGGAGGACGCGACACCATGGTGGCCGCCGAGCGCGAGGCCATCGCGCGCAGCTGGCGGCcgcgctcgccatggccgccgccttcgAGGTGTCTCCTACCATAGGTGGGAGATGAATCTGATGAGTGGGGTCCACCTGCCAGTGAGACGATGTGTAGGACCAGATGtcagagggggagagagaggagcagGTCAGGGGTAGGAAGGACATTTGACACCAGCGAGCTGACTGGGTGCCAGCGTGTCATGCCTGCGTGGCTTGCCACATGTGCAAAAGTGGTAAAATTGTAAGTTAAACTTCTCTCTGCTGGTATAGTTGTAGGTGCCAATATAAAGATGATAATCTGATAAATGCCAttcgttataatggtaaaaatgtaaaacccCCTCCTCCTGAGTCACTTTGAGCTACTGCTCTGAATTTAAAACGTGTTGTTACACATAACCTTAGCGTTTCTTAATGCTATGTTGCTAACCACTCTAATCATCTTTCAGAAAAACAAAGACCTACTACCTGCCCGCCAGTCAACCGCGCACTTCACGTCTTTACATCAACATGATTATTATTGATTCATGGTGACCTGGCCTAGTGGATACCGATCACCAATTTCACACGGCGAAGAATACATTGGAATGTCTTTTTAGTTGCAGTGTTTGACCGGAGGGGGAAAAAAATCTGAGGTCACATTAGGTAGAGGTGACGCCGCCTGCCATCAGCCACGAAATTAATTCGGGTGTGCACGTTGTTGTCAACTAGCAACTTTCTTCCCCACAGGAATGCACAGAAATAGGATGCCAAGTTATTCGTGTGCACATCCCACCTACAGAAATTAAGAGGACAGAAAAAGTATACAGATCCTAGATCACCTTTGCTTAATTGCTAATCAGACTGAAGGTGAATTAGTTTTCTAATACCTCATTTCATTTGATTTAGAACTATAGTTTCTTCCCAGCAATTGAGCGGAGACAAAGAAATATGAAATATGCTTCTAGAAGTGAATTTTTCTTTGGCCTATGTTCCTGAATCCTGAATCAAGAATCAAAACAATTTTGGCTCTGAGGCCTCCGATTCTCCAGTCTTCATGTTTTTCCTTTCAAATGGGAACATCTTATTAAACTAAGAAAAGCTGGTCACCTCTGGTATGCATATTTTCATATATTCCAAATTGGCTAAAGGCACGAGTGGCTACAAAAAGTGGTCCCTGGTGCTGCTAGTTACTATATCCAACCTGCATGTCATGCCTCCAATGGTGTTGTATGTGTAGATCATGGGCTATCTTGTGCCACATTTAGGACCAGGAATGGCATGCCACCTAGGCTCCATGTAATCACAACCAATCATTGCTGTCATCTGTGGGTGATTCCTAACTAGTAATGGGTTAAGATTTTTTTTGGCTACATGTTTCCCTTGAGGAACAGGGTACCATAAgcttgatgtttttttttttaaaatatttgtaTTAAAACTGGTGCTAATAAGAAGACTTATGTGAAGTGTCTGTCTATAAGCAACACTGCGCAGGCTATTTCATTCAAAGTTTATTAACTGTGAGGTCTCTGAAAAATGCAGAATTCATTTATCCGTCAAGTTGGGTAGGAGATCAGACTCTGCTATATAGGGAAGTAAAGAGAGCAGAATTGCAGAGATCACTGGACCCCCCGCCCCTGAAAAGTGGGAGATTGTCTTCTAGACCTCGGAACATCAGTGAGCCTGTGGCAGCATTTGGGCCCCCGGGATCCAATGGGGAGCTCAATGTCAGTGTCATTGTGTCGCCAGTACCTCAAGACTTCTCGTAAGTCCACTCAATTTCTCAATTGCAGTTGGCTCCTCCAAACTCCAAAGCTTATTTAAACATCGTATTTTAGTTTGCATATAACGATCAGCGGGACACAGAAATTAAAGAGCATCAGTTAAGCTTGTGTTGAAAAATTGCCACACATGCTGACTCTTAACTAGTAGAACTTTTTTTTTACAGAAACCATCAATCTGAGGTGTAATGTAGTTTTTTTCCCATTAAACAAGCAATGAACTGTTTTACACAGGATCGAGGCTTTTGGTGGTCCGAAAGAAGTGGGAGAAGTGGTGCTCAGAAGGATTGCGAGGACAAGGCGAAGCCCAGATATCAACGCGACGCTTATTGACGCTGCCTTGAGAGAAGACGCGGACAATGTGAAATACTACAAGCTAGAGTTCCGAGTCGAGAGCCCTTCTTTCCGACGGCACAATGTTGCGGTCTGCTGCGCGAGGGACGGCAAGCTTTACACCATGAACGCGCAAGCACCGGAGTCGTCATGGAAAGCGGTTCAGAAGGAGTTCTTTGCAATGGCGGATTCCTTCAGCCTAGTGAACGATGTTTGATATAGCAGAAGGGCAGTTTTGTACCCAGTGAGCGTTTTTAGTTTTTTGACTAGCTTGTAACTTCACAAGCATGTCGTTTTTGATATCATGGTTTCATTTATAGGCTAGGAGAAATGTATCATAAATGCCGTTGTCACGAATTACAATCATGTCTGATGTTTTCTTCTGCATGCATTGACTAGAGAATCAAATACTGTTTCATTGTGTCGATCCAAACTTGTGTCACCATTTTTCTGAATGACAACTGAGCACCTGTACCTGACAAACCACTTAACTGATAGCCAGGGTCAGATTTTGAGCTGCAGACTGCAGTGCCACACAGCAGAGGAAGTAGTAATATTGTGGATAGACCATTAACTGCCAAGCAAGTTTTGCGCAATTTGATGATTAACTGGGCTGACCATCGACCGGCCCAAGTTACTAAAAACAATGAGGCCCGCGGACGCCTAGCGTCGATCGGACTCGGTGTCGGTAGTTATATGTTTCTGCAATCGGACACTCGGAATCTCAAATCCGTCAGCGATAGCGCCGTCTCGAAGACGAGTCCGATTGTCCGAACGCCGCGGCGAGCACGATATATATAGAGTATGTGGCGCGCCGGCAGTAATGCAACTCGCATAATCGGCAGCTACCTGTTCGGTCGGCCGTACGTCGTCGTtgccgccggccggcgtcgACCGATCAGCCTCAGCGATGGAGTCGCAGGCGCCGAGTCgaggccaccaccgccaccataaATATATCCACATGCCTGGACACGCCCCCGCAGCCCGAGTTCTCGGCGCAGCTGACATGCGTCGTGACCAAGTACATcagggcggggcggggccgtgAGCGCACCTACAGCCCGGGGACATCCCGGGCGACGAGGACGGCGTCCGCGGCGTGATGCGGCGGCTGCTGAGGGCGATCCGGCCGCTGCGGGACCTCGACCTCACCGACGGCGAGTGGGAGGCGATCCTGCCCGAGGACGTCGTGCCGCAGCTCGTCGCCCACCTGGGGCGGGGCCGCGACAGCGGCGACCACACCAGCGCCTTCGTGCATCTGACGGTGGACCGTCACGTCTGGTACAGCGCGCCAAGGGTGCTTATGACGGCgtgcgaggaggcggcgccgacgaATGACGGCAAGTGCAGCATCTGCTTGGAGGCGTTGCGGGAGGCGAGCAATGGCGGCGTCCCCGTGGAGCTGCCGGGCTGCGCGCACGCCTTCCACCGGCGATGCATCTCCAAGTGGTTCGTGGAGAAGCCGACGTGCCCGTTGTGCCGGGGGAACGTGACCAAGCATCTGAACCCGGAGCTGCGGAAGCGTGTCGCCGAGTTCAACGGCGATGATCCAGACCCACCCACCGAGCTGCATGATGACTCGCCAGCACCGCCATGTGATCCGTGAGCATGTTGCTATTTGGTTCACCGCACCGGCCGGCCATGTCCTCTGTTTCAAGCCGCGGCATGTGCGAGTGCGAGCGTTTCTAGCGGTTCCATTTTCAACTTCGTATGATTTTACAAATTGATCTGTATAGTATAAGTCATCAAAATGTACTAAGCAACAAATACAGTAGCAAGTCCATGCAATCGAAAACCGCAGGTTTCGTTTTGACAACTACTGTCTGATGTTTCAATCATGTCTGAAGTTTCCTCTGCAACAAATGCCTGGACATTCTAAATCTTATTTCATGAAAATAATGCAGATGCAAACTCCTCGTGACAATTTTTCCGGGACAATGATTCTGACATTCATACTTGAACACCATTCTGCAGAGTAATTCGGATTTAAAAAAAGATATACATTGCTTCTCAGCTGTACTTGTCGGCTACCTCCATGAGTAGTTCCGAGAGCTCCCTTGGCTTCGAGAGCATCGGCATGTGGTCAGCTCCCTGCAACCCCCTCACCTCCGTGCCGGGGTTCCACGACGCCATCCGCCGCTGGAACTCCGCCGACCACGACGCGTCCTCCTCGGCGACGACGCACACCCGCCTCACCGCGCCGTACCGCTCCGCCGTCAGCACGGCGCCGTTCATCTCCGCGTCTTCCCGGAACCACCGTGACGGCctcaccgccgccatcgccagGGTCAGATCCTGCACCGCGCCATCATTCAGACAGAGGAAGCAGAACGAGACAGATCATCTCAAGGATGCGTCATGTCCAACTAGCAAGCTAGTGGGCAGTGGCCATCGTTACCTACCTCAGGGGGGCTGAGCTGATACAGTCTCTGCTCCAGGTACCGTGGCCCGAACTGAAGGGTCTCCACGGGGTGCTCGGGATCGCCGCTCGTTTCGATTTTGCAGTCCATGTAGAAATCTTCTGGCCGCTGTTGTTCTTGCAAAAACTAGTCCAGGCAATCATGGTTAGATTGAAATAGGGTGAAATCTGCCACGCTTCTTGTCCTTTCTGAGTAATTGAAACAACGCTCGGCCTTGGTTAAATTTTTAGTTTGTTACCTGTTGGAAGACGAGCGTCATGGGCTTCCcggcggcgggcatggcggCCGACACGAAGACCGCGACAGCGACGCTGTCCGGGTACCTCTCCATGGCCAGCGCGAGGCTCAGCCCGCCGAAGCTGTGGCCGACGAGGACCGCCTTCTCCCCGGCCGGcagcgcggccacggcgtcgaGGAGCGGCCGGCTGTACTCCTCGAAGGACAGCACCTCCTCGGCGCGGCCAGGTCTGGCGCCGCACGCGGCCATGTCCAGCGCCGtgacgcggtggccggcggatgACAGGGCGGTGGCCACCTTGTACCAGCTCCACGCGCCGTGGCAGACGCCGTGCACCAGCACGAAGTGGTGGTGCTGACGCTGCTGCTTGCCGCTCTCCATGATCGCTGCGGTTAGAGGGATCAGGGCGGCTTGCTCGCAACAacacttttcttttattttgataAGGCTCGCGAGAACACTTCGTCGGAGGAAGAAGACTAGAAGAGGACATGTGGTGAAAATAATTCTTCTTTTTCCACTGAAAaaagtaatttatttatttattcagacTTGTCCTGTTGTGTCGGAGACGAATATTGACTGGCTAATAGGCAATTGATTCCTGACTTGTCCTGTTCTGACTTTGTGAGTCGGTAGATCGATAGCATCAATGTCTGTCTCAATGATTGAACagccagtttttttttaaaaaaaaatctctctcAGCTCTCATTCCTTTTCAAATTAATCTCTCTTCCTCCCGATCAACTGTACTTTTCCGC contains:
- the LOC120709178 gene encoding psbP domain-containing protein 7, chloroplastic-like, yielding MATAAVARHHQHRGRGAPSRAGPRRAGIRCSSSPAQEFAALAAVFRRRLVVGGTTAAAAAVGANFGGVTSFLLGLSPELGRSLRLDVLYPVGGFTRCLDSDNGFEFIYPSSWVGDQTLLYREVKRAELQRSLDPPPLKSGRLSSRPRNISEPVAAFGPPGSNGELNVSVIVSPVPQDFSIEAFGGPKEVGEVVLRRIARTRRSPDINATLIDAALREDADNVKYYKLEFRVESPSFRRHNVAVCCARDGKLYTMNAQAPESSWKAVQKEFFAMADSFSLVNDV
- the LOC120709176 gene encoding homeobox protein LUMINIDEPENDENS-like; this translates as MELVPFKPAAGALVEAGSGAGAGSIPAMVAAQQQMLHEQADQLQRLVVAQCRLTGVNPLAQEMAAGALSIKIGKRPRDLLNPKAVKCMQSLFALKDTIGKKETREISLLCGVTVTQVREFFTSQRSRVRKFVQLSREKALRVEASKEHDNVCSISTEQIPLDIEAHAEVIEPLRTLEPVVPQSSSQPMGVPQVSSQPMGLPQGLLQPMEVFQNSLQQATAQQNFAAPVMPSGTMGVQPTDAKISSDSVQKEIKQEEVHPGVESEDKKFLESIFALMRKEETFSVQVKLLEWILQINNVTVLSWFVTMGGLTIMSTWLSLAAIEEQTSVILVIFKVLLHLPLHKALPAHMSVVLQTINRLRFYRTQDISSRARNLLSRLSKVLVRSQALKKPQKELICKQRISEILRDESWKSEVDITEEILALTDGANESSKPEPRKTPMLLTAAADETNKRSATQTKSKQKRKVLLVEPPNKKAAVKNVNSVRNISTNNSRPLSADDIQKAKMRAMFMQEKYGKVDTSKASDKLQALETQKTSGLVNSTVLPVPRKPLGSTAQLVDTSPSTSNQSTVPQPDKPEISGGLKLSISSQKNVIEKLDSRRVPWRIPPAVWIDPSWSVGAGDSSKELEVQTQRNRREKETFYANQKDIPLNPKDPWDLEMDFDDSLTPEIPIDQAPDADTMEMDSVGAAPNAVAPVEDKQIGSTSSTSVSVANGTNREDPEPDLELLTVLLKNPQLVFALTSNNGENVTSEQTVALLDTLKRTGLGLSELVSTLGNGAGAPKEPEPEPIPASLPSPTPSDQTTRAAWGSEHPTQARAPNLQQPQLSNRENTPPIANTVQQSFSNVISSLPSQPYAPVSVLPAQIQANGPSLPQLAVSINPPIEHVSPVNNHLNRASVHQHGQQYALASDPVAISLHQQAAVNKSSYGLQSIPNHSVVHSSVPEPDASYTTLPWQSNPAHVTNTGRNAIAEPWAARTTNSYNTASASTVPYASQNAYGDQRTRSAYNPYVSAAVSSQTVLPGHGLDRNGYSRPMEYQTMARDGYQRHSRSPDPSADRNYGGTQGYNQQPLTHWSGGQGQQSYNTEPSRKWSSAQQSYTPAEPSTRQWSSAHQGYAPAEPSRQWSSERQGYNVEPSRPWSSGQQGQNPEASRQWNLGKQDPYNPSDGRRSYDHHWRR
- the LOC120709180 gene encoding probable esterase PIR7A; translated protein: MESGKQQRQHHHFVLVHGVCHGAWSWYKVATALSSAGHRVTALDMAACGARPGRAEEVLSFEEYSRPLLDAVAALPAGEKAVLVGHSFGGLSLALAMERYPDSVAVAVFVSAAMPAAGKPMTLVFQQFLQEQQRPEDFYMDCKIETSGDPEHPVETLQFGPRYLEQRLYQLSPPEDLTLAMAAVRPSRWFREDAEMNGAVLTAERYGAVRRVCVVAEEDASWSAEFQRRMASWNPGTEVRGLQGADHMPMLSKPRELSELLMEVADKYS
- the LOC120710314 gene encoding putative RING-H2 finger protein ATL61 — translated: MRRLLRAIRPLRDLDLTDGEWEAILPEDVVPQLVAHLGRGRDSGDHTSAFVHLTVDRHVWYSAPRVLMTACEEAAPTNDGKCSICLEALREASNGGVPVELPGCAHAFHRRCISKWFVEKPTCPLCRGNVTKHLNPELRKRVAEFNGDDPDPPTELHDDSPAPPCDP